A stretch of the Glycine soja cultivar W05 chromosome 13, ASM419377v2, whole genome shotgun sequence genome encodes the following:
- the LOC114381808 gene encoding ethylene-responsive transcription factor CRF3 — MEPQNRSNSILCKYTEHETVTKKHMKSKNNTSLSPKVISILMTDQYATDSSSDEERVTSRRRIKRYVNRIELQPAIKSVATRKRHVGDATKLRPPQVKVKNSGSVKKFRGVRQRPWGKWAAEIRDPVQRVRIWLGTFETAEEAALCYDNAAIMLRGPDALTNFGIRSKETLEKEERKELDEKEEIRTEKPEMKVVVKPEIETALVSCFYDSADEFCLNLSSPTSVLRFNESAELEKQYEPFPGRTEAHTVLEECQGQTVSFHESSEFMLQDMPWDDVFNFPVMFDEPVSHLFDETTRFSSSEVFSEEKFLPSATLCQVDDYFQDILLGSDPLVAL; from the coding sequence ATGGAACCACAAAACCGCAGCAATAGCATCCTATGCAAATACACTGAACACGAAACCGTTACAAAAAAACACATGAAATCAAAAAACAATACTTCTCTTTCGCCTAAAGTCATTTCCATATTGATGACGGATCAATATGCTACAGACTCATCCAGCGACGAAGAAAGAGTCACGAGCCGCCGGCGCATCAAGCGTTATGTCAATAGAATCGAGCTTCAGCCGGCGATTAAATCCGTCGCTACCAGAAAGAGACACGTTGGAGACGCCACGAAACTACGGCCGCCGCAGGTGAAGGTGAAGAATTCTGGCAGCGTGAAAAAATTCCGCGGTGTGAGGCAACGCCCATGGGGTAAATGGGCGGCGGAGATACGGGATCCTGTGCAGCGCGTGAGAATCTGGCTGGGAACCTTCGAAACCGCGGAGGAGGCCGCCTTGTGTTACGACAATGCCGCAATCATGCTCCGCGGCCCGGACGCCCTAACGAATTTCGGGATACGGTCAAAGGAAACGttggagaaagaagaaagaaaagagttggatgaaaaggaagaaatcaGAACCGAAAAACCGGAAATGAAGGTGGTCGTGAAACCGGAGATTGAAACTGCTTTGGTCTCCTGCTTCTACGACTCGGCGGACGAGTTTTGTCTGAACCTCTCGTCACCCACTTCAGTTCTCCGGTTCAACGAATCAGCTGAACTGGAGAAACAGTACGAGCCGTTTCCCGGTCGAACCGAAGCCCACACCGTGCTGGAAGAGTGTCAAGGACAAACTGTGTCGTTTCATGAAAGTAGTGAGTTTATGTTACAAGACATGCCGTGGGATGATGTGTTTAATTTTCCGGTAATGTTCGACGAGCCGGTGTCGCACTTGTTTGACGAAACGACGCGGTTTTCGAGTAGTGAGGTTTTCAGTGAGGAAAAGTTTTTGCCGTCAGCAACGTTGTGCCAAGTGGACGATTATTTCCAAGACATTTTGTTAGGGTCAGATCCTCTGGTGGCTCTGTGA
- the LOC114381595 gene encoding uncharacterized protein LOC114381595, which yields MVALRSTRIGFCKIARDSLGNWIFGYSDSCDFTTVMKTELQGIYNSLILAWNNDFRKVICETDSLASISLLTEPTSTWRHPHGCHLINLIHGFLARPWQVDLKHTLRKGNQCAKHGASSDVSLLIWDSCPTVISSVLLVDAMQISFARS from the coding sequence ATGGTTGCGTTAAGATCAACCCGGATTGGATTTTGCAAAATTGCTCGTGACTCGCTAGGGAATTGGATTTTTGGCTATTCGGATTCATGCGATTTCACAACTGTGATGAAGACTGAACTTCAAGGTATCTATAATAGTTTGATCCTGGCTTGGAACAACGATTTCAGGAAAGTGATTTGCGAGACAGATTCTCTAGCATCTATCAGCCTCCTTACTGAACCTACTTCAACCTGGCGGCATCCCCATGGATGTCATCTCATCAATCTTATTCATGGTTTCTTAGCAAGACCTTGGCAAGTCGACCTTAAGCACACCTTGAGAAAAGGAAATCAATGTGCTAAGCATGGAGCCTCTTCAGATGTTTCTCTTCTCATTTGGGATTCGTGCCCTACAGTTATCTCTAGTGTCCTACTAGTTGATGCCATGCAAATTTCTTTTGCTAGGAGttag